A genomic segment from Poecilia reticulata strain Guanapo linkage group LG3, Guppy_female_1.0+MT, whole genome shotgun sequence encodes:
- the zdhhc7 gene encoding palmitoyltransferase ZDHHC7, with protein sequence MESSNHRLRDMEQHHPLLAAGADVEAGSLGAGVMVGGPNAGHSEGNRTVWFIQDSCGMVCATMTWFLVLYAEFVVNFVMLLPAKNFWYSLLNGATFNSLAVLALASHLRTMLTDPGAVPKGNATKEYMESLQLKPGEVIYKCPKCCSIKPERAHHCSICKRCIRKMDHHCPWVNNCVGEKNQRYFVLFTMYIALISAHALGLSGMHFFTCIKVQWNECSDFSPGVSVLLLIFLCLEAILFLTFTAVMFGTQIHSICNDETEIERLKNEKPTWERHMRWDGMKSVFGGPPSLLWCNPFTGLRLRRLLVMTQGRRGGSEFSV encoded by the exons ATGGAGTCTTCAAACCACCGGCTACGAGACATGGAGCAGCACCACCCGCTGCTGGCCGCCGGCGCGGACGTAGAGGCGGGCAGCCTGGGAGCCGGGGTGATGGTCGGAGGTCCAAACGCAGGGCACTCAGAAGGGAACCGCACGGTCTGGTTCATTCAGGACAGCTGCGGCATGGTGTGCGCCACCATGACCTGGTTTCTGGTCCTGTACGCAGAGTTTGTGGTGAACTTTGTCATGCTCCTGCCTGCCAAGAACTTCTGGTACTCTCTGCTGAACGGGGCCACCTTCAACTCGCTGGCTGTGCTCGCGCTGGCGTCACACCTACGCACCATGTTGACTGACCCA GGTGCAGTTCCTAAGGGCAATGCAACCAAGGAGTACATGGAGAGCCTGCAGCTGAAGCCTGGAGAAGTCATCTACAAGTGTCCAAAGTGTTGCAGCATCAAACCTGAAAGAGCACACCACTGCAG CATTTGTAAACGATGCATCCGGAAGATGGATCATCACTGTCCCTGGGTCAATAACTGCGTGGGAGAAAAGAATCAGAGATACTTCGTTCTTTTTACT ATGTACATAGCCTTGATTTCCGCCCATGCTCTGGGCCTCAGTGGGATGCACTTCTTCACATGTATTAAGGTGCAGTGGAACG AGTGCAGTGACTTCTCACCGGGGGTGTCGGTCTTGTTGCTGATCTTCCTCTGTCTTGAAgccatcctcttcctcactttTACAGCTGTGATGTTCGGCACACAGATTCACTCCATCTGCAATGATGAGACG GAGATTGAACGTCTTAAAAACGAGAAGCCAACATGGGAGCGTCACATGAGGTGGGACGGaatgaaatctgtttttggGGGTCCACCGTCCCTTCTGTGGTGCAACCCGTTCACGGGCCTGCGTCTGCGCCGTCTGTTGGTGATGACCCAGGGTCGCCGCGGCGGCTCCGAGTTCTCCGTCTGA